The Kiritimatiellales bacterium genomic sequence TGCACCGGCGGGCAGCAGCGGACGATGTGCTGCCGGTATTCCGGATTGATCATCGCGGCATCACTCAGGCGCGGCAGGCGTTAACCAAGTTAGTTCCGCGATTTAAATCGTTCCAGTCGGTCTCGGCCCCGGAGCAGTCGACACTGTTAAAATCATCAATTAATGATCTGCTGGATCTGCTTGCCATCCCGCTTGCAATGGATGATCTGTTGAAAATTTTTCCGAACGACGATCTCGATTTTCAGGAAATCGTTTTAAATGCGGTTGAAGATAATTCGCGCAGCGGCATTGTTACTGAAAACGATCTGACAACCCGTTTCACCGGATTGGCGACCGCCGGAAAGATTACGATACGCGAACCGCAGGCAGAAGTCATTTGTAATCTGTCCGATTTCGTTACTCAGCCGAACGCCGTCAAACATGCGGCTGCGGCAATTCTGAAACAACTGTCGCGGGAAAATCAGAATGAAGAGGTCGTCCGGCGTTTCATTATGCCGTGGATGGTGCCGAATGTGGTGTTCGATTCCGCCGAAACCGCTGCGCGGCGCGCAGTGGCGCGTGATCAGGTTGAACCGGTGCTTGATACAGTAGATGCCGGAACCATTCTGGTGCGCTCCGGCGATACAGTTACAGAACAGACCCTTAAATGGCTGGCGGCACACGAACGCCGGCTCAGTCAGCTTGAAACTCCGGCGGAACGGATTCAGCGAATGATCGGCAGCGGATTTCTGCTGCTGCTCGGGATTATTCTCTCCATTGGAATGGCAGGCATTGTCCGTCCGGATTTAATCAGCTCGCGCAAACATACACTTATGCTGTTCGTTGTTGCGCTGATTCCAATTCTGATCGCGAAACTGCTGCTCTATCTCTCCACCGGACCGTTTATGGTGCCGGCGCTGCTGGTGCATTTTATGATGCCGCTGGCGCTCGCACCGCTGCTTGCCACCGTACTGCTCGGCGGCGTGCCGGGGCTGATCACCGGCTTCTGGAGCAGCTATGCGATGGCCAGTCTGATGAGCGACAATTTTTACGTTTTCATTTCCGGCATGCTCGTCACTATCACGGTGGTTTTTATTGCGCAGGACGTCAAACGCCGCGCAACGCTGTTCCGTGCCGGCTTCTGGGCGGGGATGGTTAAAGCGGCGCTTGCCGTCATTCTCGCCGCACTGATACATCCCGCGTGGAAACTGCTGCTGCCGCAGCTTGGCAGCGCGCTTGCCAGCGGAATTATTTCGGCGCTGCTGGTCATGCTGTTAATTCCGGTGTTTGAACAACTTTTTAAAATCACAACGGACATCACGCTGCTTGAGTTGTCTGATCTCAGCCACCCGCTGCTGCAAAGCCTCGCGATTCAGGCGCCGGGGACTTATCATCACTCGCTCATGATGGCGAGTGTAGCGCAGAATGCCGCCGAGGCCATCGGCGCCAATGGACTGCTCGTGCGCGTCTGCGCCTACTATCACGACATCGGCAAACTCGTAAAACCCGGCTTTTTCACTGAAAACATTCAGTATGCAGAAAACCCGCACGACGAACTTACGCCGACCATGAGTACACTCGTTATCGTTTCGCACGTCAAAGAAGGCATCACGCTGGCAAAAAAATATAAACTGCCGCAGGTCGTCATCGACGGCATTCAACAGCATCAGGGCACCGCGCTCGTTTCTGTCTTTTATCACCGGGCTAAAATACAGAGCGAGAAAGAGGGCAGCAGCAGGGTGAACGATGAAGATTTCCGTTATGAAGGCCCGCTGCCGCAAACGCGTGAAATGGGTATTCTTATGCTGGCCGACAGTTGCGAGGCCGCATCGCGTTCGCTCGACAAACCGTCGCCGGTGCGCATCGCCGGACTCGTTAACGACATTTTCAATGCGCGCCTGCGCGACGGTCAGCTCGATCATTGCCCGCTGACACTCGCCGAACTGTATAAAATTAAAGACTCGATTATTTTTTCACTCACGAACATGAACCACGGGCGCATCGCCTACCCGAAAGATGAAAATAACCGTAAGGAACCAGCAGAAGAAACACCGGCTCAACCTGCCGGCCATCAGAAAACTGACGGCTGAGCTCGCTGTTCATCTGCGCGCCGGCACGCCGGCGGTTGAATGGGAAGAGGTTACGCTGCTACTTGCCGACAATGCCGGCATTACGCAAACCAACCGTGAATTTTTCGGTAAAGACCGTCCCACTGATGTCATCAGTTTCCGGTACGATCCGATCCCCGGCGAAGCCGGCTGCACCGGCGACCTGATTGTCAACGTCGACCGCGCTGTTGAAGAGGGTCCGCAACATTCCGGTGTATCTGCTGAACTCGCACTCTACATCGCACACGGTTTCAACCATCTTTCCGGCGCCGATGATAACACGCCGGCGCGCCGCGCCGCCATGCGCCGCACCGAACTCCGCCGCCTTGCCGGAATTAAAACGGACATTAAAACGCTGTTTCCGGATGCTTGATTTCCATTTCCGGGAAACAGATGCACCGCCCTGATGCATTTCCTGTTAAGCAGATTTTGTTATTCGCGATAATTCGCGATTGAAGAAATTCCCTGATTCGTGTTCATTCACGGTAAACAATGAATACACCACAATTAACGTACAGTATTGTTGCGCTGCTCATCGCCGGTTTCTGGGCTATTCTTTTTTCGGCATTCCGCGAAACAGGTAACGCCGGAATTCTGCGGCTGGTCGAAAAAAAACCGCATGCGAAGGCCGTATTTGAACGGTGGGCGGAACGCTGGAATCTGCTGCGCATCACACTGCTGTTCTGTCTGACGCTGTTTGAAATTGCGGCGGTTTATTTTGCGGTGCGAGCACTGCGGTTTGAACACTCCTGGGAATGGGCATTGCTGATTGTTGGCCTGACGCTGCTCTATATCCTGTTCATTCGCGTTATTCCGTATGTGCTCGCCGAAAGTTATGCGGACCGCCTGTCACTTTTTTTTCTGCCGCTCGTCACATTCTGCGCGCGGATTTTAACGCCGGTGGTTTGGCCCTTTTATGCATTCGAACGCCGGTTATTAAAGCATGCGCTTTCGACGGCGAAAGAAACCGACCGGCCGTCGCCGGAAGAAGAAATTATGTCGCTCGTTGATGAGGCGGATGATCAGGAGCTCGAAGAGGACGAGCGCGATATTATTCGCGGAGTATTTGAGCTCAATGAAACGGTTGTGCGCGAGATTATGACGCCGCGCGTCAGCATCGAGGGTCTGCGTGCCGAAGCCACCGTGCAGGAATGTGTTGATAAAATTATCGGCTCACGTCATTCGCGTTTTCCAGTGTACGCTGAAACAATTGATAACGTCAGCGGCATCGTCCACGTCAAAGATCTCTTCCGCCCGCTCGCGCGCGGTGAAACTTCAGCACCGGTTTCAACGATTGCCAAAAAAATGCACGTCGTGCCGGAAACGATGCCGATTAACGACCTGCTGCACGAAATGCAGGAACGCAACTTTCAAATGGCACTCGTCGTTGACGAATACGGCGGTACCGCCGGCATCATCAGCATGGAAGATATTATCGAAGAGCTCATCGGTGAAATTCACGACGAATATGATCTCGCCGAAAAAGAGCTTCAAAAACGCTCCGACGGTTCCATTCTTGTCAAAGCCAGTTATCCTGTCGCCGATTTAAATGAGGAACTGAATCTGGAGATTCCGGAGAGCGATGAATACGATTCTATCGGCGGCTACGTGCTCAACGAACTGGGCATCATACCGCCTGCCGGGACAAAAATTACGGCGCCCGGTGTTGTCATTACCGTTCAAACCGCCACATTGCGCCGGATTGATACGCTCTTACTTGTGCCGAACGAATGACATTCGCATAGTAACCATCAAGTCGCCGTCTCTTCGGATTCTTGCCGCCGGCAGCAGTGCGGCATTCAACGAGGGAAAACGCAGAGGGGGAACAAAACTGAAACTTTGATTCCATTCTTGCGCCGGAAACCGGTATTCTCACACTATGAAGATTCTTTTTACAGGCGATATGGCCGGCAGCACCGGCCGGCAGATTTTTCAGCGTGTCACCGCCGGACTGCGCGCTGCCGGCCGTGTTGATTTTGTAATTGCAAACGCCGAAAATTCCGCCGGCGGACGCGGACCGTCCGCTGAAATCGCCGAGGCAATTTTAAATTCCGGCGCCGATGCCATCACGCTCGGCGATCACGCATGGGATGATAAAACCATTATTCCGCTGCTCGAAACCGAATCGCGCATTGTCCGTCCGGCGAATTTTCCGCCGTCCGCCGCCGGACGCGGAATGACGGTGCTCGAAACGCCGGAAGGTCCGCTCTGCCTGATCGCACTCATTGGCCGCGTCTTCATGGACCCGAACGACTGTCCGTTCCGCACCGCCGACAAGCTGATTCGGCTTGCGAATGCAAAAACTATTATTATCGATTTTCACGCTGAAGCCACCTCTGAAAAAATCGCACTGGGGCGTTACCTCGACGGACGCGTGACCGCGCTGCTTGGCACCCATACGCATGTGCAAACTGCCGATGAGACCATTTTGCCGAACGGCACCGCGTATATTACTGACGCCGGTATGACCGGTCCGCACGATTCCGTCATCGGTCGCGATGTTGAGCCTGTCGTGCAGCGCTTTCTCACCGGTATGCCGCAAAAATTCGATGTATCAAAAAAAGATCCGATACTCGAAGGTATTATCCTCGACGTTGACATGAACACGGGCAAAACGCGCACTATCGAGCGAATAAAAGAAAGAATGTAGCCGAAATTATTCATACCGGGTTTTTTTATAATTGATGCTGGAATCCGTGAACTCCGAACGAAAAATTTACAGTGTTGCCGAACTGAACCGCGCGGCGCGATTCACGCTCGAAAATGCACTCGGCGAAGTATGGGTTGAAGGTGAAGTATCGCGGCTCACGCGCCACTCCAGCGGGCACTGGTATTTCACGCTCAAAGATTCCGCCGCCGCCGTTGCATGCGCCATGTTTAAACAGCATACCGCCGGAGTCTTATTTGCAGCGGCAGACGGCATAAAAGTTCGTGTGCTGGCGCAAGCGAGTTTGTACGAAGCGCGCGGCAGCTATCAGCTGATCGTCCGCAAAATGGAAAATGCCGGCAAAGGTTCGCTGCAGGAACAGTTTGAAAAACTCAAAGCCAGACTTGCAGAAGAGGGGCTTTTTGCTGCGACTCGCAAAAAACCGCTGCCGCCGGTGCCGCAGAAAATCGGCATCGTTACCTCGCCCACCGGCGCAGCCGTTCGCGACATCATCAACGTCCTCACGCGGCGTTTTCCCAACATACAAATTCTGCTCGCACCGGTCACCGTACAGGGCGCCGGCGCCGCAAAAAGCATCGCCGGTGCGATTGAATATTTAAACACGCGCAGAGATATCGACGTTCTTATCGTCGGGCGCGGCGGCGGAAGTATCGAAGATTTATGGGCATTCAACGAAGAGATTGTAGCGCGCGCCATCGCGGTATCGGAGATTCCGGTTATCTCAGCGGTCGGACACGAAATTGATTTTACCATCAGCGATTTTGTTGCTGACGTGCGTGCACCGACACCGTCCGCCGCCGCTGAACTGGCTGTGCCGGTCAAAGCGGAGCTCGAAGCGGAACTGAAAAAAACGGCGGCGCGGATTTCCGGTGCACTGCAAA encodes the following:
- a CDS encoding HDIG domain-containing metalloprotein, giving the protein MKRKLSKQIVDRVAKDIVVRRQRCKMPMFNILTAAVVWLGLTALFYSGRLVRPQPLVPGQHAPETIIASVDFLAETIAATELHRRAAADDVLPVFRIDHRGITQARQALTKLVPRFKSFQSVSAPEQSTLLKSSINDLLDLLAIPLAMDDLLKIFPNDDLDFQEIVLNAVEDNSRSGIVTENDLTTRFTGLATAGKITIREPQAEVICNLSDFVTQPNAVKHAAAAILKQLSRENQNEEVVRRFIMPWMVPNVVFDSAETAARRAVARDQVEPVLDTVDAGTILVRSGDTVTEQTLKWLAAHERRLSQLETPAERIQRMIGSGFLLLLGIILSIGMAGIVRPDLISSRKHTLMLFVVALIPILIAKLLLYLSTGPFMVPALLVHFMMPLALAPLLATVLLGGVPGLITGFWSSYAMASLMSDNFYVFISGMLVTITVVFIAQDVKRRATLFRAGFWAGMVKAALAVILAALIHPAWKLLLPQLGSALASGIISALLVMLLIPVFEQLFKITTDITLLELSDLSHPLLQSLAIQAPGTYHHSLMMASVAQNAAEAIGANGLLVRVCAYYHDIGKLVKPGFFTENIQYAENPHDELTPTMSTLVIVSHVKEGITLAKKYKLPQVVIDGIQQHQGTALVSVFYHRAKIQSEKEGSSRVNDEDFRYEGPLPQTREMGILMLADSCEAASRSLDKPSPVRIAGLVNDIFNARLRDGQLDHCPLTLAELYKIKDSIIFSLTNMNHGRIAYPKDENNRKEPAEETPAQPAGHQKTDG
- the ybeY gene encoding rRNA maturation RNase YbeY, giving the protein MKITVRNQQKKHRLNLPAIRKLTAELAVHLRAGTPAVEWEEVTLLLADNAGITQTNREFFGKDRPTDVISFRYDPIPGEAGCTGDLIVNVDRAVEEGPQHSGVSAELALYIAHGFNHLSGADDNTPARRAAMRRTELRRLAGIKTDIKTLFPDA
- a CDS encoding hemolysin family protein, giving the protein MNTPQLTYSIVALLIAGFWAILFSAFRETGNAGILRLVEKKPHAKAVFERWAERWNLLRITLLFCLTLFEIAAVYFAVRALRFEHSWEWALLIVGLTLLYILFIRVIPYVLAESYADRLSLFFLPLVTFCARILTPVVWPFYAFERRLLKHALSTAKETDRPSPEEEIMSLVDEADDQELEEDERDIIRGVFELNETVVREIMTPRVSIEGLRAEATVQECVDKIIGSRHSRFPVYAETIDNVSGIVHVKDLFRPLARGETSAPVSTIAKKMHVVPETMPINDLLHEMQERNFQMALVVDEYGGTAGIISMEDIIEELIGEIHDEYDLAEKELQKRSDGSILVKASYPVADLNEELNLEIPESDEYDSIGGYVLNELGIIPPAGTKITAPGVVITVQTATLRRIDTLLLVPNE
- a CDS encoding TIGR00282 family metallophosphoesterase yields the protein MKILFTGDMAGSTGRQIFQRVTAGLRAAGRVDFVIANAENSAGGRGPSAEIAEAILNSGADAITLGDHAWDDKTIIPLLETESRIVRPANFPPSAAGRGMTVLETPEGPLCLIALIGRVFMDPNDCPFRTADKLIRLANAKTIIIDFHAEATSEKIALGRYLDGRVTALLGTHTHVQTADETILPNGTAYITDAGMTGPHDSVIGRDVEPVVQRFLTGMPQKFDVSKKDPILEGIILDVDMNTGKTRTIERIKERM
- the xseA gene encoding exodeoxyribonuclease VII large subunit, yielding MNSERKIYSVAELNRAARFTLENALGEVWVEGEVSRLTRHSSGHWYFTLKDSAAAVACAMFKQHTAGVLFAAADGIKVRVLAQASLYEARGSYQLIVRKMENAGKGSLQEQFEKLKARLAEEGLFAATRKKPLPPVPQKIGIVTSPTGAAVRDIINVLTRRFPNIQILLAPVTVQGAGAAKSIAGAIEYLNTRRDIDVLIVGRGGGSIEDLWAFNEEIVARAIAVSEIPVISAVGHEIDFTISDFVADVRAPTPSAAAELAVPVKAELEAELKKTAARISGALQNKVLILKERIPAQKQNMIHALRNDLRQTQQRIDEAALSLSHRLQTAVTEQRQHLPRLQQMILHCLENAVIEKRLKLERIRVQLRALSPLAVLERGYSLTQTVDGTVVRDAGAVKTGSVLKTRVAKGIIISEVKEKEV